One part of the Rutidosis leptorrhynchoides isolate AG116_Rl617_1_P2 chromosome 1, CSIRO_AGI_Rlap_v1, whole genome shotgun sequence genome encodes these proteins:
- the LOC139850979 gene encoding uncharacterized protein produces the protein MTTLRNKSIPQKVSLFIWRTRLKRIPVRVELDKRGVDLDSVLCPLCSDAPESVEHAMFSCAKELWNTVIWVSGYFIWKNRNQKVFAKDSWGAPKILNEIQVKTYEWINNRSKRFNLTWHEWLTNPQVSASHQHTCFDPG, from the exons ATGACTACGTTGAGAAACAAATCGATTCCACAAAAGGTCAGTCTATTTATTTGGCGTACTCGACTGAAACGAATTCCTGTGAGAGTCGAGCTTGACAAACGTGGTGTAGATCTTGATTCGGTATTATGTCCTTTGTGTTCTGACGCTCCAGAATCCGTAGAACATGCTATGTTCTCGTGTGCTAAA GAATTATGGAATACGGTTATTTGGGTCTCGGGTTATTTCATCTGGAAGAACAGGAATCAGAAGGTGTTCGCTAAGGACTCGTGGGGTGCTCCAAAGATTTTAAACGAAATCCAAGTGAAAACTTACGAGTGGATTAATAACCGCTCGAAGAGATTCAATCTCACTTGGCACGAATGGCTAACGAACCCGCAAGTTTCGGCTTCGCATCAGCATACGTGTTTTGATCCTGGTTAA
- the LOC139850995 gene encoding uncharacterized protein: protein MQIYWTSVYVLPNGVIDDIEKCHKGFLWCQAESSKGRAKVAWENVCLPKDQGGLGLKPLKDWNEALLVKHIWRILTQKDSLWGKWVNIVKLNGGSLWEASAGCSDSNGWKFFMELKEKVKRQISVEYRNGRDDYKWITNDGKKVNFSTVQVWLDFRINRNLVGWHHVVWFRYMEPKHAFILWLVMLNRLNTQDRIQKWLPNQVLKCSLCEKVSDYVEHLFFKCDYSMEVWCSLKSKLVFKGLQNQVKDTVQALAQYPYSNNIWCILNRAVLAAFIYFIWHERNDRVFKKKKRSAAEIVSCIQKHVRMKMHVLKVKNSNAVLRAASMWKLKWQDFKFVLY, encoded by the coding sequence ATGCAAATTTACTGGACTTCTGTTTATGTGCTTCCTAATGGAGTTATAGATGATATAGAAAAATGTCATAAGGGTTTTCTGTGGTGTCAGGCAGAAAGCTCCAAAGGCAGAGCTAAGGTGGCTTGGGAGAATGTTTGTTTACCTAAGGATCAAGGAGGTTTAGGGCTTAAACCTCTTAAGGATTGGAATGAGGCTCTTTTGGTTAaacacatttggagaattttgaccCAAAAGGATTCTCTTTGGGGTAAATGGGTAAATATTGTAAAACTCAATGGTGGTAGTTTATGGGAGGCTAGTGCAGGTTGTAGTGATAGTAATGGGTGGAAGTTTTTTATGGAATTAAAGGAGAAAGTCAAAAGGCAAATCAGTGTTGAGTATAGAAATGGCAGAGATGATTATAAATGGATTACTAATGATGGTAAAAAGGTTAATTTTTCCACTGTTCAAGTTTGGTTAGACTTTAGAATAAATAGAAACCTTGTTGGATGGCATCATGTAGTCTGGTTTAGATATATGGAGCCTAAGCATGCATTCATTTTATGGTTAGTTATGCTTAACAGGCTGAACACTCAAGATAGAATTCAAAAATGGTTACCTAATCAAGTGTTGAAATGTAGCTTATGTGAGAAGGTTAGTGATTATGTAGAACATTTATTTTTTAAATGTGACTATAGTATGGAAGTCTGGTGTAGCTTGAAGTCAAAGCTTGTGTTTAAAGGATTGCAGAATCAAGTGAAAGACACTGTGCAGGCATTAGCTCAGTATCCATATTCGAATAACATTTGGTGCATTCTCAATAGGGCTGTTTTGGCAGCTTTCATTTATTTTATATGGCATGAAAGAAATGATAGAGTGTTCAAAAAGAAGAAAAGGTCTGCTGCTGAGATTGTATCATGTATTCAGAAGCATGTGAGGATGAAAATGCACGTGTTGAAAGTTAAAAACTCTAATGCTGTTCTTCGAGCTGCTTCTATGTGGAAATTAAAGTGGCAGGATTTCAAATTTGTATTGTATTAA
- the LOC139885918 gene encoding uncharacterized protein, giving the protein MASAFLSRTLFNQNSQKLSSLLFKKPLQAWASSTPTAQRRFTLVCSDMASTMRGSTACFSTQSVSTGEPDLKVEKNIEDQTHQHIDAGSKVGDAGHTEASAMTPKELYATVLPKLQEKGFFDVSINVESSLATFGVKTSLEATVHSFKSVLERKFDIPIGQQCLICEGNILEDDQTLKSYGLAAGHTLYLIVLGGPTQNQTVKPRYAETARTAETAFNAGASIAQVIQGMYDSDPLFRQMMKSPALFRQFCSPSPKTRQEMMTIHQSLLSGLSQQQTTGNARQTGGATGTAGAGDVDSEEL; this is encoded by the exons ATGGCATCCGCATTTCTTTCTAGAACACTGTTTAATCAAAATTCGCAAAAGTTGTCCTCCCTTTTGTTT AAGAAACCTCTTCAAGCATGGGCTTCCTCGACCCCGACGGCACAGAGAAGGTTTACCTTAGTTTGTAGTGATATGGCTTCAACCATGAGGGGATCTACAGCCTGTTTTTCGACACAGTCCGTGTCGACTGGTGAGCCTGATCTCAAG GTTGAAAAGAATATTGAAGACCAAACACATCAGCATATAGATGCAGGGTCAAAAGTCGG GGATGCGGGTCACACCGAAGCATCAGCGA TGACTCCCAAAGAACTCTATGCTACCGTACTTCCCAAACTGCAAGAAAAGGGCTTTTTTGATGTGTCCATTAATGTCGAGTCTTCACTAGCGACGTTCGGCGTTAAAACTAGCCTTGAGGCTACTGTTCACTCCTTTAAGTCCGTTCTCGAACGGAAGTTCGATATACCGATAGGACAACAATGTCTCATTTGTGAAGGAAATATTTTGGAAGATGATCAGACACTAAAGTCCTATG GGTTGGCGGCAGGACACACTCTTTATCTGATTGTTCTTGGCGGCCCCACCCAAAATCAGACAGTTAAACCTAGATACGCTGAAACCGCTAGAACCGCTGAAACGGCTTTTAACGCTGGTGCTTCTATTGCTCAAGTAATACAAGGAATGTATGATTCAGATCCCTTATTTAGACAAATGATGAAAAGTCCCGCCTTATTTCGTCAATTCTGCTCGCCCTCGCCCAAGACTAGGCAG GAAATGATGACAATACACCAATCTCTTTTATCGGGACTCAGTCAGCAACAAACCACAGG GAATGCACGTCAAACTGGAGGAGCAACAG GAACCGCAGGGGCAGGTGATGTTGATTCTGAGGAGCTTTAG